From one Kwoniella shandongensis chromosome 4, complete sequence genomic stretch:
- a CDS encoding T-complex protein 1, theta subunit: MSLKVPKAGGPDLFKAGYKHMSGLEEAVLRNIAAVGELSEIVRTSFGPNGRNKLIINHLGRMFVTSDAATIIREIEVAHPAAKLLVMASTAQEAEMGDATNLVLIFAGELLKRSEHLLTMGLHPSDVILGYEMALAKGREELESLVSTMIPSTPLPTAEQLAKYVSTSLAAKQPGCEDFLSSLVAEAALAVMPKNPKDFNVDSVRVVKVLGGGLDASRVVRGMVFGREPEGTVKNATKAKVAVYTCGLDISQTETKGTVLLKKADDLLNFSRGEEKQLEGYFKEIADSGVKLIIAGSGIGDLALHYLNRMNIAVIKVLSKFDLRRLCRVVGATPLARLGAPTPEEAGLVDVFETIEIGGDRVTVLRQEEGEKTRTATIVLRGATANYLDDLERSLDDGINTVRILLRDGRLVPGGGATEVELAKRIAAYGGKTAGLAQHSIKRWAEACEVVPRTLAENAGLNAEDVVSSLYKAHADGHVDAGVDIESETDGVMAANKKGVSDPYAAKDWAIKLATEAAISVLRVDSIIVAKQAGIAPPKQQGHWDED; this comes from the exons ATGTCGTTAAAAGTACCAAAAGCAGGTGGACCCGACCTTTTCAAGGCTGGTTACAAG CACATGTCTGGATTGGAAGAGGCTGTCTTGAGAAATATCGCAGCTGTCGGAGAATTGAGCGAGATTGTCAGGACTTCTTTTGGACCAAATG GACGAAAtaagctcatcatcaaccatctcgGTCGAATGTTCGTCACTTCCGACGCTGCGACGATCATccgagagatcgaggtcgCTCATCCTGCGGCGAAACTGTTGGTCATGGCGAGTACCGCTCAAGAAGCCGAG ATGGGAGACGCTACCAACTTGGTCTTGATCTTTGCTGGAGAACTGTTGAAGAGGTCTGAACACCTTTTGACTATGGGTTTACACCCCTCCGACGTTATTTTGGGTTATGAGATGGCTTTGGCCAAGGGTCGAGAGGAGCTTGAGT CCCTCGTGTCCACCATGATCCCTTCCACACCTCTCCCTACCGCCGAGCAACTTGCCAAATACGTCTCAACATCCCTCGCTGCCAAACAACCAGGATGTGAagacttcctttcctccctcgtcGCCGAAGCTGCTTTGGCTGTGATGCCTAAGAACCCTAAAGACTTCAACGTGGACTCGGTTCGGGTTGTCAAGGTTTTGGGAGGCGGTCTCGATGCTAGTAGAGTGGTCAGGGGTATGGTCTTCGGTCGAGAGccagagg GTACGGTCAAGAACGCGACAAAGGCAAAGGTTGCCGTGTACACTTGCGGTTTGGACATCTCACAAACGGAGACAAAGGGGACAGTGTTGCTCAAGAAGGCGGACGACTTGTTGAACTTTTCCCGCGGAGAAGAAAAGCAATTGGAGGGT TACTTCAAGGAGATCGCTGACTCTGGAGTTAAACTCATCATCGCCGGTTCTGGTATCGGTGACCTCGCCTTGCACTACCTCAACCGAATGAACATCGCTGTCATCAAAGTCCTTTCCAAATTCGATCTCCGACGATTATGTCGAGTTGTCGGTGCTACTCCTCTTGCGCGACTGGGCGCGCCTACGCCGGAAGAGGCTGGTTTGGTGGATGTCTTCGAAACTATTGAAATTGGTGGAGACCGAGTGACCGTTCTTCGACAAGAGGAGGGCGAGAAGACCAGAACGGCGACTATCGTTCTTCGAGGTGCGACTGCCAACTATCTGGATGATCTCGAACGATCTCTCGATGACGGTATCAACACTGTCCGAATCTTGCTTCGAGATGGTCGATTGGTccctggtggaggagcgacCGAGGTCGAACTCGCTAAACGAATCGCTGCTTACGGAGGAAAGACTGCCGGTCTCGCTCAACATTCCATCAAGCGATGGGCTGAAGCGTGTGAGGTTGTGCCAAGAACACTTGCCGAGAACGCCGGTCTCAATGCGGAAGATGTGGTCAGTTCATTGTACAAAGCTCATGCGGACGGACACGTCGATGCCGGTGTCGATATTGAGAGTGAGACGGATGGTGTGATGGCTGCGAACAAGAAGGGAGTGTCGGATCCCTACGCGGCGAAGGACTGGGCGATCAAGTTGGCCACAGAGGCAGCTATCAGCGTGTTGAGAGTGGACAGTATCATCGTGGCGAAGCAAGCAGGTATCGCACCTCCCAAACAACAGGGTCATTGGGATGAGGATTAG
- a CDS encoding AMP deaminase, which produces MSDTPEQRSHSPSPLPSPRPIPRSAYASHTPDDLDDAAPHVHASPSFDYHEERRLHLKDEIWLSHHLPRLPPSTVSDAGSSSSKTDFGTSLKTRMTVGDFDAGALPLPRRQSQTLQQSSVSTSPGGGQVDLGSKGGNLEKGGGSMAMRAASPNNQDEPAGNDDLSTRFQRQVNFGPTGDERSSMLSPSGPENGDLDPAPALIHRTELDDQERLDLEEEGRERGMEEGLLNALSAGSLGGGQATASLETAPPQGGPEQGIGSELEELYASFARCLDLRDKYMELSNQRLGDNPRDHDGQFHGFTPRSYGDVMGLKPQVDQDVCEDPAQNEPDSLPSWKIYPPPPGPHWHWKPTTGGPHPEPAPADAAEQQGATSSYNTTRDSDVFKIEDCEIPGADDPSRTFEMNDEGVFTVYSTASPSSSNGAVNGSDNKGKTPISKVPTLKEYFMDLDYLLGVCSDGPAKSFAFRRLKYLSSKWSLYCLLNEYQELADMKAVPHRDFYNVRKVDTHVHHSASMNQKHLLRFIKSKLRKTPNEIVIHRDGKDLTLKEVFESLDLTAYDLSIDTLDMHAHQEFHRFDRFNDRYNPTGSSRLREIFLKTDNLLKGKYLAELTQELITDLEQSKYQHSEWRLSIYARNPNEWDKLAKWVVNNKLISHNVRWLIQLPRLYEVFKGSKLVDNFEDVVRNFFQPLFEVTQDPASHPELHIFLQRVVGFDSVDDESKPERRLYRKFPTAKMWNTKQSPPYSYWIYYMYANMASLNAWRRTRGFNTFVLRPHCGEAGDPDHLSSAFLTAHSISHGILLRKVPALQYLFYLKQIGLAMSPLSNNALFLTYERNPFKDFFRVGLNVSLSTDDPLQFHFTASHLLEEYSCAAQIYKLTPADMCELARNSVLQSGWEMQVKKHWLGHKWYLPGAAGNDIHKTNVPTIRLAYRHSTLLEELALIHHGKHSPSATPTHLKQSAAATETTAAPGPRPGLPTHASDLGAAAMATTNAAVFAEGGKGVTAPHLVGGASVLDERSTAKKKSEGNLQRSFEMRR; this is translated from the exons ATGTCTGATACACCTGAGCAACGCAGTCATTCCCCTTCGCCTCTGCCATCGCCTCGTCCAATCCCTCGTTCGGCGTACGCTTCGCACACACCtgacgacctcgacgatGCCGCACCTCATGTTCACGCTTCACCCTCCTTTGACTACCACGAAGAACGTCGATTGCATCTGAAAGATGAGATCTGgctctctcatcatcttccacgaCTACCACCTTCTACGGTATCCGACGCGGGATCGTCAAGCAGCAAAACCGATTTCGGAACGAGTTTGAAGACTAGGATGACTGTAGGGGATTTTGATGCGGGAGCTTTACCATTACCTCGTCGACAGAGTCAGACCTTGCAACAGTCTTCTGTGTCTACTTCTCCAGGTGGTGGTCAAGTGGATCTCGGTAGCAAAGGTGGGAATTTGGAAAAGGGAGGTGGGTCAATGGCAATGCGAGCTGCTTCACCGAATAATCAGGACGAACCGGCCGGGAACGATGATCTCAGTACACGATTCCAACGACAGGTCAACTTCGGTCCAACAGGTGATGAAAGGTCGTCGATGCTCTCACCTTCTGGACCGGAAAACGGTGATCTGGATCCAGCACCTGCTCTGATCCACCGAACGGAACTGGATGATCAGGAGAGGTTGGacttggaggaagaaggaagagaaagaggcaTGGAGGAAGGTTTATTGAACGCCTTGAGCGCTGGATCTCTCGGAGGAGGTCAAGCTACAGCTAGCTTGGAGACTGCTCCACCACAAGGCGGACCAG AACAAGGCATTGGTAGTGAACTCGAGGAGCTATA CGCGTCTTTCGCTCGATGTCTCGATCTGAGGGACAAGTACATGGAACTCTCGAATCAACGGCTGGGAGACAATCCTCGAGATCACGACGGGCAATTCCATGGCTTCACACCTCGTTCGTATGGCGATGTGATGGGCCTGAAACCGCAAGTCGACCAAGACGTTTGCGAAGATCCAGCGCAGAACGAACCCGACTCTCTTCCGTCCTGGAAGATatatcctccccctcctggTCCCCACTGGCATTGGAAACCTACTACCGGCGGACCTCATCCCGAACCAGCACCTGCGGACGCGGCTGAGCAACAAGGCGCCACCTCGTCTTACAACACCACTCGCGACAGTGATGTTTTCAAGATCGAAGATTGTGAGATCCCAGGTGCCGATGATCCAAGCCGTACTTTCGAGATGAACGACGAAGGTGTCTTCACTGTCTACTCTACTGCATCcccgtcttcttcgaacGGCGCTGTTAACGGATCAGACAACAAGGGCAAGACGCCTATTTCAAAGGTTCCCACGTTGAAGGAGTACTTCATGGACCTCGACTACCTGCTTGGTGTCTGCTCTGATGGTCCCGCGAAGAGCTTCGCGTTCAGACGATTGAAGTATCTGTCTAGCAAGTGGAGCTTGTACTGCTTGTTGAACGAGTACCAAGAGTTGGCAGATATGAAAGCTGTTCCCCACAG AGATTTTTACAACGTCAGAAAGGTCGACACCCACGTTCATCACTCGGCCAGTATGAACCAAAAGCATCTGCTTCGTTTCATCAAATCGAAGTTAAGGAAGACCCCGAAT GAAATCGTCATTCACCGTGATGGCAAGGATCTCACACTAAAAGAGGTCTTCGAGTCTCTCGACTTGACTGCATACGATCTGTCGATTGATACCTTGGACATGCACGCCCATCAG GAGTTCCACCGTTTCGACAGGTTCAATGACCGATACAACCCTACTGGGTCTTCTCGATTGCGAGAAATCTTCTTAAAGACCGACAACTTGCTGAAAGGCAAATACTTGGCTGAATTGACACAAG AATTGATTACCGATCTTGAACAGAGCAAGTATCAACATTCCGAATGGCGTTTGTCCATCTATGCTCG AAACCCCAACGAATGGGACAAACTCGCCAAATGGGTGGTGAACAACAAGCTCATTTCACACAACGTTAGATGGCTCATCCAGTTGCCAAGGCTGTACGAGGTGTTCAAGGGGTCGAAATTGGTTGACAACTTTGAGGACGTCGTTCGAA ACTTCTTCCAACCACTTTTTGAGGTGACCCAAGATCCTGCGTCTCACCCCGAACtgcacatcttcctccaGCGAGTAGTTGGATTCGACAGTGTCGACGATGAATCCAAGCCTGAGCGAAGATTGTATAGGAAGTTCCCGACGGCGAAGATGTGGAACACGAAGCAGAGTCCTCCGTACAGTTACTG GATCTACTACATGTACGCCAACATGGCGAGTCTGAACGCTTGGCGACGTACTAGAGGATTCA ACACATTCGTCCTGCGACCGCATTGTGGAGAAGCGGGTGATCCCGACCATTTGTCATCCGCGTTCTTGACCGCGCACTCCATCTCACACGGTATCCTTCTGAGGAAGGTTCCCGCACTCCAATACCTGTTCTACCTCAAGCAGATCGGATTGGCGATGTCGCCGTTGAGTAACAATGCGTTATTCCTGACGTATGAGAGGAACCCTTTCAAGGACTTTTTCCGAGTCGGTCTGAACGTTTCGCTGTCAACAG ACGACCCTCTCCAATTCCATTTCACCGCCTCGCATCTGCTCGAAGAGTACTCTTGTGCCGCGCAAATCTACAAGCTTACCCCCGCAGACATGTGTGAGCTGGCGAGGAACTCGGTTTTGCAGAGTGGATGGGAGATGCAAGTGAAAAAGCATTGGCTAGGACACAAGTGGTACTTGCCTGGTGCGGCGGGTAACGACATCCACAAGACCAATGTGCCCACTATCAGATTAGCGTACAGGCATTCGACCTTATTAGAAGAGCT TGCTTTGATTCACCATGGCAAACACTCGCCTTCAGCTACACCAACTCATCTCAAACAATCAGCAGCAGCGACCGAAACTACAGCCGCACCCGGTCCACGACCAGGTCTACCAACCCACGCGTCGGACCTTGGCGCGGCAGCAATGGCGACTACCAACGCTGCAGTCTTTGCAGAAGGCGGGAAGGGCGTGACGGCACCGCATCTTGTAGGAGGAGCGTCGGTGTTGGATGAGAGGAGCacggcgaagaagaagtcggaaGGAAACTTGCAGAGGAGTTTCGAGATGAGGCGATGA
- a CDS encoding sorting nexin-41: protein MDYSTSPPPNPFSNSPSPAPTPNSRPTSPSPALPPSSIASPSPVPSHARKSSSLISAASGSPPPTHRASFPDPSKLPKSGLTIGGPKAKEGYCCERDKEISLGEEVHIVDAFKTTEGGKASYITYVIRLGSNTTRRRYSAFLSLHQALTGLYPVLIIPPIPSKQSLTDYAVKGQSKAKEDATVIARRKRLLEDFLRRLIRHPILGGEHVLHRFLEDGVSWSEVLHSPPISLLPKNPLHAPSHNPTFQPPSPTSPSESTASSTSYIAHHLLPTPSPNHPLRQPDQRFLDSEVFTEKFQNHFSGTMEKVNRRVTKRWGERAQDLRELGAVWNGFSLVEQGKLGLAIERVGQAVDAEYLATAALLQGWERTTTEPLHIYSQFAALIRQRLSFRHQKQVQYELVQDALETQKDKLELLENAEREARRLEEALERGGQGLVAPPPPSEEERERAARARARAAGQGFGLLSAVKHSLSGMMDVDPEATRRANIGKTRDNISQLEDSLQASTQDLKYASMTLQADLDRFQRQKVADLKQMTIQLVKVHREWCRQNLEAWQAARDAIGEIDPHPNQPPASAQPAGPSTLDEGMSLGGMRAEIDRVEAANVPLPLPARDEELVEGKGKGKGKAESEDPVPSVEKSATSPPASGAGPLGPL from the exons ATGGATTACTCGACCTCGCCACCCCCGAACCCGTTTTCAAATTCCCCATCCCCAGCACCCACGCCGAATTCTCGACCCACTTCTCCCAGCCCtgcacttcctccttcctccatcgcaTCCCCCTCACCAGTTCCCTCTCACGCTCGAAAATCATCGTCCCTCATTTCTGCAGCATCTggatctccacctccgacaCATCGTGCATCGTTCCCTGACCCCTCGAAGCTGCCAAAGAGCGGACTGACCATTGGCGGACCGAAAGCAAAGGAGGGATACTGTTGTGAGAGGGATAAGGAGATCAGCCTAGGGGAGGAAGTACACATCGTCGATGCGTTCAAAACCACAGAGGGCGGTAAAGCCAGCTATATAACATATGTGATCCGATTAGGC TCGAACACCACACGACGAAGGTATTCCGCCTTCTTATCGCTTCATCAAGCTTTGACCGGACTGTACCCTGTCTTAATTATCCCTCCCATACCTTCCAAGCAATCTCTGACTGACTACGCTGTCAAAGGCCAAAGcaaggccaaggaggatgCGACAGTCATCGCGAGACGAAAGCGATTGCTCGAAGACTTCCTGCGTCGATTGATCAGACATCCGATCTTGGGCGGTGAACATGTCTTGCATCGATTCTTGGAAGACGGAGTTAGCTGG TCTGAAGTGCTTCACTCTCCACCTATTTCACTCCTTCCAAAGAACCCCCTTCATGCACCATCTCATAACCCCACATTTCAGCCTCCTTCGCCGACATCCCCATCCGAATCTACGgcatcctcaacatcctaCATTgcgcaccacctcctccccacGCCTTCACCAAATCATCCTCTGCGTCAACCCGATCAACGGTTCTTGGATTCTGAAGTGTTCACCGAGAAGTTCCAGAATCACTTCTCCGGGACCATGGAAAAGGTCAATCGACGAGTCACGAAAAGGTGGGGAGAGAGGGCACAGGACCTCAGAGAACTGGGGGCTGTTTGGAATGGGTTTAGTTTGGTTGAGCAAGGGAAGCTTGGACTCGCTATTGAGAGAGTGGGACAAGCGGTCGATGCGGAATATCTGGCCACGGCCGCTTTG TTGCAAGGATGGGAACGGACTACTACCGAACCGTTGCACATCTACAGTCAATTTGCTGCACTGATCCGACAACGACTTTCATTCCGTCATCAAAAGCAAGTCCAGTATGAGCTCGTCCAGGATGCATTAGAGACACAAAAGGATAAACTTGAGCTGCTCGAAAATGCGGAGCGGGAAGCAAGACGATTGGAGGAAGCATTGgaacgaggaggtcaagggCTGGTCGCTCCCCCTCCACCcagtgaggaagaaagagaacgTGCAGCTAGAGCAAGAGCTAGAGCAGCTGGACAAGGGTTCGGATTGCTCTCTGCCGTGAAGCATAGCTTGAGTGGAATGATGGACGTTGATCCGGAAGCAACTCGACGAGCCAATATCGGCAAGACCAGAGACAATATATCTCAG CTTGAGGATTCGCTTCAAGCCTCGACACAAGATCTCAAATACGCCTCGATGACGCTTCAAGCGGACCTGGACAGATTCCAGAGACAGAAGGTTGCGGATCTCAAGCAGATGACCATACAACTTGTCAAGGTCCACAGAGAGTGGTGTCGTCAG AACCTGGAAGCCTGGCAAGCTGCGCGAGACGCAATCGGTGAGATTGATCCGCACCCCAATCAACCTCCCGCTTCAGCTCAGCCTGCCGGTCCGTCAACGTTGGACGAAGGCATGTCGTTGGGTGGTATGCGGGCGGAGATTGACCGAGTGGAAGCAGCAAATGTGCCACTGCCCTTGCCAGCTAGGGACGAGGAGttagtggaagggaagggaaaaggtAAAGGCAAGGCAGAAAGTGAGGATCCAGTTCCGAGTGTAGAAAAGAGCGCCACTAGTCCTCCAGCATCAGGAGCAGGACCGTTGGGACCGTTGTAG
- a CDS encoding glucosamine-6-phosphate deaminase, which produces MYLQTFPNPFETALAIADLIISRIIAFSPTQQRKFVLGLVADNAAIPLYEELARRCEAQEVSFEHVIAIVLDEYVGLGPEDLQSHHYFMEEHFFSKVDIPPSQTHVPYTLSNSLLTTCASYESLITSFGGIHLILLGLGGLGQIGSNGPGSGGKTRCRIVQLDEGIKENVAESFLTLADVPTHALTLGIGTILDSAEIILLATGRNKSSALTTALEGGICHLCPASMLQLHEDVRVFADEEAVSELQPSTIRHLSAQAPSTKPEFESEPKSEDEPEDEPDQLNLSDPSSINDIDLPYPIFPLSQNTPSIEREIVAQMQMADTNGVFESVCGGGAQGITFKSGLIVWYDDVKANEQSGGASLIA; this is translated from the exons ATGTATCTACAAACGTT TCCAAATCCCTTCGAGACCGCTCTCGCCATTGCAGACCTGATCATCTCGCGAATCATCGCCTTCTCCCCTACTCAACAACGCAAATTTGTTCTGGGCTTAGTAGCGGACAACGCTGCTATCCCATTATATGAAGAATTGGCAAGGCGATGTGAAGCTCAGGAAGTTAGCTTTGAG CACGTTATCGCAATTGTTCTAGACGAGTATGTAGGACTCGGTCCGGAAGATCTCCAGAGCCACCACTACTTCATGGAAGAGCATT TCTTCTCGAAAG TCGACATCCCCCCTTCCCAAACTCACGTCCCTTACACCCTTTCCAactccctcctcaccacctgcGCATCATACGAATCTCTTATCACCTCCTTCGGAGGCATCCATCTTATCTTACTTGGCCTTGGCGGACTTGGTCAAATCGGATCTAATGGGCCAGGTTCAGggggaaagacgagatgTAGGATCGTGCAGCTCGACGAAGGCATAAAGGAAAATGTA GCGGAGTCCTTCCTGACCCTCGCAGACGTACCAACTCACGCTCTCACCCTCGGCATAGGGACGATTCTCGATTCAGCCGAAATCATACTCCTCGCAACGGGACGGAACAAATCGTCAGCACTCACGACTGCGTTGGAAGGTGGGATATGTCATCTCTGTCCTGCGTCAATGTTGCAGCTGCATGAAGATGTGAGAGTGTTTGCGGACGAGGAGGCTGTGTCGG AATTACAGCCAAGCACCATCCGACATCTCTCTGCTCAAGCCCCATCCACCAAACCCGAGTTCGAATCCGAGCCCAAGTCAGAAGACGAGCCAGAGGACGAACCAGACCAACTCAACCTTTCGGACCCAAGTTCCATTAACGATATCGACTTACCGTaccccatcttccctctGTCCCAAAATACTCCGTCGATTGAGCGGGAGATTGTTGCACAGATGCAGATGGCGGATACCAACGGTGTGTTTGAGAGTGTatgtggtggaggagctcAGGGGATTACGTTCAAATCCGGATTGATCGTTTGGTACGATGATGTCAAGGCAAACGAACAGAGCGGGGGAGCAAGTCTGATTGCATGA